From uncultured Bacteroides sp., a single genomic window includes:
- a CDS encoding flavodoxin, producing the protein MKKIGLFYGTSTTKTAAIAQKIQEAFGQADLDIVPIESAWKEEFLTYNYLIVGTSTWFDGELPTYWDEVMPELTALELQDKKVAIFGLGDQVNYPDNFVDGIGVLAEAFETAGAKLVGLTSPEGYTFNHSQALKDGKLQGLALDIENQSDQTEKRIKDWVAQLKKEFA; encoded by the coding sequence ATGAAAAAGATTGGATTATTTTATGGAACGAGTACCACCAAAACAGCTGCCATTGCGCAAAAAATACAAGAGGCATTTGGTCAGGCCGATTTAGATATCGTTCCAATAGAGAGTGCGTGGAAGGAAGAGTTCCTTACTTATAACTATTTGATTGTAGGCACTTCCACCTGGTTTGATGGCGAGTTGCCTACTTACTGGGATGAGGTAATGCCAGAACTTACAGCTTTAGAACTTCAGGATAAAAAAGTAGCGATCTTCGGTCTTGGAGATCAGGTTAACTATCCTGATAATTTTGTTGACGGAATAGGTGTTCTGGCAGAAGCCTTTGAAACGGCCGGAGCAAAACTTGTAGGGCTGACTTCTCCGGAGGGTTATACCTTTAACCACTCTCAGGCATTGAAAGATGGTAAACTTCAGGGACTGGCTCTGGATATTGAGAACCAGTCAGATCAGACAGAAAAAAGAATCAAGGATTGGGTAGCACAACTAAAGAAAGAATTTGCATAA